The following proteins come from a genomic window of Lolium rigidum isolate FL_2022 chromosome 5, APGP_CSIRO_Lrig_0.1, whole genome shotgun sequence:
- the LOC124652120 gene encoding quinone-oxidoreductase QR1, chloroplastic-like: MSSPSSSRTMRTVQYDKYGGGAEGLKHVEVPVPSPKKGELLVRVEAASINPLDWRFQKGVGRPFLPSKFPFTPVCELAGEVAELGAGVSGFRPGDKIIAVNFPGSGGLAEYAVVSASNAALRPPEVSAVEGACIPIAAATALMALRTAGVGLNAGDGPAKNVLVTAASGGVGTFAVQLASLAGHHHVTATCGARNLDLVRGLGADETLDYGTPEGASLRGPSERKHDAVVHCAEGFPWSAFKPVLADKGGVVVDLTPRIASVAVAVLHWLCFSKKRLVPLIVSPKKQDMDALLGLVVQGKIRAVVDSRYPVSMAHEGWAKSMSGHATGKIIVDMVEDAE; the protein is encoded by the exons ATGTCATCACCATCTTCTTCGAGGACGATGAGGACCGTACAGTACGACAAGTACGGCGGAGGAGCCGAGGGCCTCAAGCACGTGGAGGTGCCGGTGCCGTCGCCGAAGAAAGGCGAGCTGCTGGTTCGGGTGGAGGCCGCCAGCATCAACCCGCTGGACTGGAGGTTCCAGAAGGGCGTCGGGCGGCCCTTCCTGCCCAGCAAGTTCCCCTTCACCCCGGTCTGCGAGCTCGCCGGCGAGGTAGCGGAGTTGGGCGCTGGGGTGAGCGGCTTCAGGCCAGGCGACAAGATCATCGCCGTCAACTTCCCG GGTAGCGGCGGCCTGGCCGAGTACGCGGTGGTGTCGGCATCGAACGCGGCGCTGAGGCCGCCAGAGGTGTCGGCAGTCGAAGGCGCATGCATTCCTATCGCGGCGGCCACCGCGCTCATGGCGCTCAGGACGGCCGGGGTcggcctcaacgccggcgacGGCCCCGCCAAGAACGTGCTGGTAACCGCGGCCTCCGGCGGCGTTGGCACCTTCGCCGTGCAGCTGGCCAGCCTCGCGGGCCACCACCACGTCACGGCTACCTGTGGCGCGCGCAACCTGGACCTCGTTCGGGGCCTCGGCGCCGACGAGACGCTGGACTACGGCACGCCGGAGGGAGCGTCGCTGCGTGGGCCGTCCGAACGGAAGCACGATGCGGTGGTGCACTGCGCGGAGGGGTTCCCATGGTCGGCATTCAAGCCAGTTCTGGCTGATAAAGGCGGCGTTGTGGTGGACCTCACCCCGCGCATCGCGTCTGTCGCCGTCGCGGTGCTGCACTGGCTGTGCTTCTCCAAGAAGAGGCTGGTGCCGCTTATCGTATCGCCGAAGAAGCAGGACATGGACGCACTGCTGGGATTGGTGGTGCAGGGGAAGATCCGGGCGGTGGTCGACTCGCGTTACCCGGTAAGCATGGCGCACGAGGGCTGGGCCAAAAGCATGAGCGGCCATGCCACCGGTAAGATCATCGTGGACATGGTAGAAGACGCCGAGTGA